Proteins from one Amycolatopsis endophytica genomic window:
- a CDS encoding Rrf2 family transcriptional regulator has protein sequence MSVAVHVLTWLAFDRRGTDKEIGTSQRIATSVNTHPVVIRRALGELREAGLVAASRGRGGGWVLTREPASITLRDVYLAVGGEPVFALHAASPDAECYVGYGIQAVLERAYRDAEEALRCSLERTTIADVLRDTLTEFPGEVGTAGPAGALTRPG, from the coding sequence ATGAGCGTGGCCGTCCACGTGCTGACCTGGTTGGCCTTCGACCGTCGCGGGACTGACAAGGAGATCGGTACGTCGCAGCGGATCGCGACGAGCGTCAACACTCATCCCGTGGTGATCCGCCGTGCCCTTGGCGAGTTGCGCGAGGCCGGTCTGGTCGCCGCCAGTCGGGGGCGCGGGGGTGGCTGGGTCCTGACACGGGAGCCGGCCTCGATCACGCTCCGAGATGTGTATCTGGCGGTCGGCGGCGAGCCGGTGTTCGCCTTGCACGCTGCCTCGCCGGATGCCGAGTGCTACGTCGGTTACGGCATCCAGGCGGTGCTGGAGCGTGCCTACCGGGATGCGGAGGAGGCGCTGCGGTGCTCCCTGGAGCGCACCACCATCGCGGACGTCCTGCGGGATACCCTGACCGAGTTTCCCGGCGAGGTGGGAACGGCCGGGCCCGCGGGGGCGCTCACCCGGCCTGGATGA
- a CDS encoding SDR family NAD(P)-dependent oxidoreductase: protein MGQLDGKVALVTGGTAGIGLEMARRFAAEGAQVYLTGRRPEAVDEAVASIGGSTVGLCGDVSDLAALDRVFTTISERSGTLDVLVANAGSGTLTALPEITEELFDSTFGSNVKGLVFTVQKALPLLTDGASIILVASISGITGSPGMSLYAATKAAVRNFARSWAAELAPRRIRVNALNPGQVATPGLARLTNQLGDGAEHLGTLPPLGRIGDATEIAAAALFLATPDTAYMTGSDLVLDGGATI, encoded by the coding sequence GTGGGACAGCTCGACGGCAAGGTTGCTCTGGTGACCGGCGGAACCGCCGGCATCGGCCTGGAGATGGCCAGGCGGTTCGCCGCCGAAGGAGCACAGGTCTATCTCACCGGGCGACGCCCGGAGGCGGTCGACGAGGCGGTCGCGAGCATCGGCGGGAGCACGGTCGGGCTGTGCGGGGACGTCTCCGACCTCGCGGCACTGGACCGGGTCTTCACCACCATCTCCGAGCGCAGCGGCACGCTCGACGTCCTGGTTGCGAACGCGGGTAGCGGCACGTTGACCGCGCTGCCGGAGATCACCGAGGAGCTGTTCGACTCGACGTTCGGATCGAACGTGAAGGGACTGGTGTTCACCGTCCAGAAGGCGCTCCCGCTGCTCACGGACGGCGCGTCGATCATCCTGGTCGCCTCGATCTCCGGGATCACCGGCTCGCCCGGCATGAGCCTCTACGCCGCCACCAAGGCCGCCGTCCGGAACTTCGCCCGTTCCTGGGCCGCGGAGCTGGCTCCCCGCCGGATCCGGGTCAACGCGCTGAACCCGGGCCAAGTCGCCACCCCCGGCCTGGCCAGGCTCACGAATCAGCTCGGCGACGGTGCCGAACACCTCGGCACCCTGCCGCCGCTCGGCCGCATCGGCGACGCGACCGAGATCGCCGCCGCCGCGCTGTTCCTCGCCACGCCGGACACGGCCTACATGACGGGCTCCGATCTGGTCCTCGACGGCGGCGCGACGATCTGA
- a CDS encoding replication-relaxation family protein, with the protein MITNPTPQRALRGHRPARPSPRVANSAEHQAALAVRLTPRDKWIARMLWEHRVLTSHQVTALAFPSFRSGRQRLRELYLWGVVDRFQPFVTVGTAPMHYVLAPAGATVLAAEDGRDVKEMGYRHDRAFAVAHSLRLAHTVGVNEWFTTLVARARHEPGALTAWWSETRCSRHFGDLVRPDAYGRWQQGDRQIEWFLEYDFGTEPLAKLAGKLSGYAALAEATGITTPVLVWLPTSRREVNARRVLARAQAQLTEPHTVPVATAAAALLDPDAAHPSPADEVWLPLDPRGPLRRRTLAGLADAWPGLPPPVAADDTAPGPVPPPPSPMPPPPQR; encoded by the coding sequence TTGATCACCAACCCGACTCCCCAGCGAGCGCTGCGTGGACACAGGCCCGCTCGCCCGAGCCCGCGCGTCGCGAATTCGGCCGAGCACCAGGCTGCGCTGGCGGTGCGGCTGACGCCGCGGGACAAATGGATCGCCCGGATGCTGTGGGAGCACCGGGTCCTGACCTCGCACCAGGTCACCGCCCTCGCGTTTCCCAGCTTCAGGTCAGGACGCCAGCGGCTGCGCGAGCTCTACCTGTGGGGCGTGGTGGACCGCTTCCAGCCGTTCGTCACCGTCGGGACAGCGCCGATGCATTACGTGCTCGCCCCGGCCGGCGCCACGGTGCTCGCCGCTGAGGACGGCCGGGACGTCAAGGAGATGGGCTACCGGCACGACCGCGCCTTCGCCGTCGCACACAGCCTGCGGCTCGCACACACCGTCGGGGTGAACGAGTGGTTCACCACCCTCGTCGCCCGCGCACGCCACGAGCCGGGCGCCTTGACGGCCTGGTGGTCCGAGACACGGTGCAGCCGTCACTTCGGCGACCTCGTCCGGCCCGACGCCTACGGCCGGTGGCAGCAGGGGGACCGGCAGATCGAGTGGTTCCTGGAGTACGACTTCGGCACCGAGCCCCTGGCCAAGCTTGCCGGGAAACTGTCCGGCTACGCCGCCCTGGCGGAAGCCACCGGCATCACCACCCCAGTGCTGGTGTGGCTGCCGACCTCGCGCCGGGAGGTCAACGCCCGCCGGGTACTCGCCCGAGCTCAGGCTCAGCTGACCGAGCCGCACACCGTGCCCGTCGCGACCGCGGCGGCCGCCCTGCTCGACCCCGACGCCGCACACCCGAGCCCCGCCGACGAGGTCTGGCTTCCCCTCGACCCCCGAGGGCCGTTGCGCCGACGGACACTCGCCGGCCTCGCCGACGCCTGGCCCGGCCTCCCGCCACCGGTCGCCGCGGACGACACCGCGCCCGGCCCGGTGCCGCCTCCGCCCTCGCCGATGCCGCCCCCGCCACAGCGGTAG
- a CDS encoding helicase HerA domain-containing protein — protein sequence MWIRSASADWLENYLRDPAGALVALLSRLRDLAVDEGPIAVPVLAVLIATLFAGRRWWARRCHERLVADARQVTVLAPPTVDPAGGAALWSNLVGLLRPGWRRALTGQPHVACEYVFSEAGVAIRLWVPGAIPPGLVERALEATWPGAHTQVRPAEPPLPAPRDGERRLVVGGELRLARSEALPIRTAFEADPIRALIGAPVGLGRNEHACVQVLARPVTGRRVQRARRAARQVHTGSSVRLVGRLLDAVTPGMSRTRRTTLHRTKTGALHSDPQTSLEYAAQNRAIVAKQRGSQFETVVRYAVATILPSSADADAVSAAREVARGRAHALAASFASYTEHNHYTRHRLRRPEQVIGSRLLARGDLLSVPELAAIAHLPTDEAIPGLQRAGARAIAPPPGIAVPGPEAKPLGVTDTGHERPVALRVPDARHHLHVLGATGSGKSTLLGTIVLADAEAGRGTVLIDPKGDLVTDVLSRLPRSAADRVVLFDADSKVRPPCLNPLDGGETDLMVDNLVSVFRRVYSAFWGPRTDDVMRAACLTLRSQEGVATLADLPKLLADEAFRSRVTAGITDPVLRGFWSWYEELTDSARSQVISPLMNKLRAFLLRPFVRAAIAGGHSTVDLDQVLDGGICLVRIPKGSLGEETTRLVGSLVVARTWQAITGRARIPQRRRRDASLVIDECHNFLNLPYPIEDMLAEARGFRTSMTLAHQHLGQLPRELREGISTNARSKIFFNASPEDARELARHTAPRLSDHDLAHLGAYHAAARLVLNGEEAQPFTLRTLPLPPPVPGRARAIRAAARRATPVTRLGTTRLSGRSPGSAAPANRTERVTGAHSADPRRRS from the coding sequence ATGTGGATACGTTCCGCTTCCGCCGATTGGCTAGAGAACTACCTGCGTGACCCTGCTGGTGCGTTGGTCGCGTTGCTGAGCCGACTCCGCGATCTCGCCGTGGATGAAGGCCCGATCGCCGTGCCGGTGCTCGCCGTGCTTATCGCGACGCTCTTCGCCGGGCGAAGGTGGTGGGCGCGACGGTGCCACGAGCGACTCGTCGCCGACGCACGTCAAGTCACCGTGCTCGCCCCTCCCACCGTCGATCCAGCCGGCGGCGCCGCGCTGTGGTCCAACCTCGTGGGCCTTCTGCGGCCCGGCTGGCGACGGGCGCTCACCGGACAACCGCACGTGGCCTGCGAGTACGTGTTCTCCGAGGCAGGGGTTGCGATCCGGTTGTGGGTGCCCGGCGCCATCCCACCCGGCCTCGTCGAGCGCGCCCTCGAGGCCACGTGGCCCGGCGCCCACACCCAGGTGCGGCCTGCTGAGCCGCCACTGCCAGCTCCCCGCGACGGCGAGCGGCGGCTCGTAGTCGGCGGCGAGCTGCGGCTCGCGCGGTCGGAGGCACTGCCTATTCGCACGGCCTTCGAGGCCGACCCGATCCGCGCGCTGATCGGCGCGCCGGTCGGACTGGGTCGCAACGAGCACGCCTGCGTGCAGGTCCTGGCCCGCCCGGTCACCGGCCGCCGCGTCCAACGAGCCCGCCGCGCCGCCCGGCAGGTCCACACCGGCAGTTCGGTGCGGCTGGTCGGCCGCCTGCTGGACGCGGTCACCCCTGGGATGTCACGAACCCGCCGCACGACGCTGCACCGCACGAAGACCGGTGCTCTGCATAGCGACCCGCAAACCTCGCTCGAGTACGCGGCACAAAACCGGGCCATCGTCGCCAAGCAGCGCGGCAGCCAGTTCGAGACCGTCGTCCGCTACGCCGTCGCCACCATCCTCCCCTCAAGTGCCGACGCCGACGCTGTCAGCGCAGCCCGAGAGGTCGCCCGCGGGCGCGCACACGCCCTCGCCGCATCGTTCGCCTCCTACACCGAGCACAACCACTACACGCGACACCGCCTTCGCCGCCCCGAGCAGGTGATCGGCTCCCGGCTTCTGGCGCGGGGCGACCTGCTGTCGGTGCCTGAGCTGGCCGCGATAGCCCACCTCCCGACCGACGAGGCCATCCCGGGGCTGCAGCGCGCCGGGGCCCGCGCCATTGCGCCTCCACCTGGCATCGCCGTCCCAGGGCCCGAAGCCAAACCGCTCGGCGTCACCGACACCGGCCACGAACGGCCCGTCGCCCTGCGAGTCCCCGACGCCCGACACCATCTGCACGTGCTAGGCGCGACCGGCTCCGGCAAATCGACCTTGCTGGGCACGATCGTCCTGGCCGACGCCGAGGCCGGCCGCGGAACCGTCCTGATCGATCCCAAAGGCGATCTCGTCACCGACGTCCTGTCCCGGCTACCCCGCTCCGCGGCCGACCGGGTCGTGCTCTTCGACGCCGACAGCAAGGTCCGCCCACCATGCCTCAACCCGCTGGACGGCGGCGAAACCGACCTGATGGTGGACAACCTCGTCTCCGTGTTCCGCCGGGTCTACTCAGCGTTCTGGGGCCCGCGCACCGACGACGTGATGCGCGCGGCCTGCCTGACCCTCCGGTCCCAGGAAGGCGTCGCCACCCTCGCGGACCTGCCGAAACTGCTGGCCGACGAAGCCTTCCGCAGCCGCGTCACCGCCGGCATCACCGATCCGGTCCTACGTGGCTTCTGGTCCTGGTATGAGGAGCTCACCGACTCGGCCCGCTCGCAGGTCATCAGCCCGTTGATGAACAAGCTCCGCGCCTTCCTGCTGCGCCCCTTCGTCCGCGCCGCCATCGCGGGAGGACACTCCACAGTCGACCTCGACCAAGTGCTCGATGGTGGCATCTGTTTGGTGCGAATCCCGAAGGGCTCGTTGGGGGAGGAGACCACCCGGTTGGTCGGGTCGCTGGTCGTGGCGCGCACCTGGCAGGCGATCACCGGCCGCGCGCGCATCCCTCAGCGTCGTCGCAGGGACGCGAGCCTGGTGATCGACGAGTGCCACAACTTCCTCAACCTGCCCTATCCGATCGAGGACATGCTCGCCGAGGCCCGCGGGTTCCGAACCTCGATGACGCTGGCGCACCAGCACCTCGGCCAGCTTCCCCGCGAACTCCGCGAAGGTATCTCGACCAACGCACGCAGCAAGATCTTCTTCAACGCCTCGCCCGAAGACGCACGTGAGCTGGCCCGCCACACCGCGCCACGGCTATCTGACCACGACCTGGCCCACCTCGGCGCCTACCACGCCGCCGCCCGACTCGTCCTGAACGGCGAAGAGGCACAGCCGTTCACCCTTCGCACCCTGCCGCTCCCGCCACCGGTTCCCGGTCGCGCACGCGCAATCCGCGCCGCCGCTCGTCGCGCCACGCCCGTCACCAGGCTCGGCACCACGAGGCTGAGCGGTAGGTCGCCGGGCAGCGCGGCACCCGCCAACCGCACCGAGCGAGTCACCGGCGCACACAGCGCTGATCCCCGGCGGCGCAGCTGA
- a CDS encoding MarR family transcriptional regulator, giving the protein MSSKNRNRPPRGTDRAAQADAPAGRTDSEDRLWAALHAHPHSAATELATLAKIGRSTAQKILARWAADGSVTRTPGIAEGGRRVPDSWAITEAPLGEVSASADSAATTEPAGNEPHPPAREAPESSHEADDHEAAPPDTHTSGDEAAPDTSPASDDGQKAERLAPGALRGMVEDYLRDHPDDEFGPTAIAKALGGKSSGAVSNALDKLVLDGTAIRTKDKPRRFRLAPSEQEPTPATAN; this is encoded by the coding sequence ATGTCCAGCAAGAACCGCAACCGCCCGCCCCGCGGGACCGACCGCGCTGCCCAGGCGGATGCACCGGCGGGCCGCACCGACAGCGAAGACAGGCTGTGGGCCGCCCTGCACGCGCACCCGCACAGCGCCGCGACTGAGCTGGCCACCCTGGCCAAGATCGGACGGTCGACCGCACAGAAGATCCTCGCCCGATGGGCCGCCGACGGCAGCGTGACCCGTACCCCGGGGATCGCCGAGGGAGGCCGACGCGTCCCCGACTCGTGGGCGATCACCGAAGCGCCCCTCGGTGAGGTCAGCGCCAGCGCAGACTCGGCGGCGACCACCGAACCGGCAGGTAACGAGCCGCACCCGCCGGCCCGCGAGGCCCCGGAGAGCAGCCACGAGGCGGACGACCACGAGGCCGCACCGCCCGACACCCACACGTCGGGCGACGAGGCCGCGCCGGACACCAGCCCGGCCTCCGACGACGGGCAGAAAGCCGAACGGCTGGCACCTGGGGCGCTACGCGGCATGGTCGAGGACTACCTGCGCGACCACCCCGACGACGAGTTCGGCCCCACAGCAATCGCCAAGGCGCTGGGAGGGAAGTCCTCCGGGGCGGTGAGCAACGCGCTGGACAAGCTGGTCCTCGACGGCACCGCCATCCGGACCAAGGACAAGCCAAGGCGTTTCCGGCTCGCCCCGTCCGAGCAGGAGCCGACACCCGCGACGGCGAACTAG
- a CDS encoding IclR family transcriptional regulator, which yields MTTTDPAAEPAPQPTGQPGTQTLIRGLRVLEALTAQDRPIGVGELSRILELPKSTVQRLLRTLEQEGWAQTSNGAVTRWQLSPRLLTLARRDTLSKSLREVAKPHLVALAARTGETIHFSVLDRDVQLVLIDRVDSIHPVRTFNAIGATTALHTSCGGKAVLAMLPPAKAEEILARPLEKVMPNTSVDPQHLMHQVLEARERGYAVNISENRANVCAVGAAVADSSGHPIAAVAISMPDIRFDPARVPEWGAWVSETARAITDALAH from the coding sequence ATGACCACGACCGACCCCGCCGCCGAGCCGGCGCCGCAGCCAACCGGCCAGCCCGGAACCCAGACCCTCATCCGGGGCCTCCGGGTCCTTGAGGCCTTAACCGCACAGGACCGGCCGATCGGCGTCGGCGAACTCTCCCGCATACTCGAACTGCCCAAGTCGACCGTGCAGCGCCTACTCCGGACCCTCGAGCAGGAAGGTTGGGCGCAGACGTCGAACGGTGCCGTGACCCGGTGGCAGCTCAGTCCACGCCTGCTGACCCTCGCCCGGCGCGACACCCTGTCCAAGTCCCTGCGCGAGGTGGCAAAGCCCCACCTGGTGGCACTCGCCGCGCGCACCGGTGAAACCATTCATTTCTCGGTCCTCGACCGCGACGTCCAACTGGTACTGATCGACCGGGTCGATTCCATCCACCCGGTGCGAACGTTCAACGCCATCGGCGCCACCACCGCCCTGCACACCAGCTGCGGCGGAAAGGCGGTGCTGGCAATGCTTCCACCCGCCAAGGCCGAGGAAATCCTGGCGCGACCACTCGAAAAGGTCATGCCCAACACCAGTGTCGATCCCCAGCATCTGATGCATCAGGTCCTGGAGGCCCGGGAACGCGGCTACGCCGTGAACATCTCGGAGAACCGAGCCAACGTGTGCGCGGTGGGAGCCGCTGTCGCCGACAGCTCCGGCCATCCCATCGCCGCCGTCGCCATCTCGATGCCCGACATCCGGTTCGACCCCGCACGGGTACCGGAATGGGGCGCCTGGGTGAGTGAGACCGCCCGCGCGATCACCGACGCCCTGGCCCACTGA
- a CDS encoding enoyl-CoA hydratase/isomerase family protein, whose protein sequence is MSPTDQRPATPVSAEHPRSTVAVRRDGAVATVVLDRPARLNALDLSTRRALIVAFRELAADDAVRAVVLTGSGRAFCVGQDLDAAEDLAHADETIAATYNPLVQTIAALPQPVVASVNGPAVGAGMGLALACDVRLAADSASFSCAFGKVGLVPDTAVSWYLVRELGYARAFALATSGRPLPADEAFSLGLLNEVVPAAALAGRTAEVAAQLAAGPAHAFALTKRQFRAVTEMSFEASLAMEARHQGSAATHPDHIEGRTALTEKRPPHWHTPSR, encoded by the coding sequence ATGAGCCCTACCGACCAGCGGCCGGCCACGCCCGTCTCCGCCGAGCACCCGCGATCGACCGTCGCCGTCCGGCGCGACGGTGCGGTCGCCACGGTCGTCCTCGACCGCCCGGCTCGTCTCAACGCCCTCGACCTGTCCACCCGTAGGGCCCTCATCGTTGCCTTTCGCGAACTGGCGGCCGACGACGCGGTACGGGCAGTCGTGCTGACCGGCAGCGGCCGCGCCTTCTGCGTGGGGCAGGACCTGGACGCCGCGGAGGATCTCGCACACGCCGACGAAACCATTGCCGCTACCTACAACCCGCTCGTGCAGACGATCGCCGCGTTGCCCCAACCCGTCGTCGCCTCCGTCAACGGCCCCGCCGTCGGCGCCGGCATGGGCCTGGCACTGGCCTGCGACGTACGCCTTGCCGCCGATAGCGCCTCGTTCTCGTGCGCCTTCGGCAAGGTCGGTCTGGTCCCCGACACCGCGGTGTCCTGGTACCTGGTGCGCGAGCTCGGCTACGCCCGCGCCTTCGCCCTCGCCACCAGCGGCCGCCCCCTACCCGCCGACGAGGCTTTCTCGCTCGGCCTGCTCAACGAGGTCGTCCCGGCCGCCGCCTTGGCCGGCCGCACCGCCGAGGTGGCCGCTCAGCTTGCCGCCGGCCCAGCGCACGCCTTCGCACTCACCAAACGGCAGTTCCGCGCGGTCACCGAGATGTCCTTCGAGGCATCGCTGGCGATGGAGGCCCGGCACCAGGGCTCCGCCGCTACACACCCGGACCACATCGAGGGGCGCACCGCCTTGACCGAGAAACGGCCTCCACACTGGCACACCCCGTCCCGATGA
- a CDS encoding VirB4 family type IV secretion system protein, whose amino-acid sequence MRHRSHHRRPGQPASPAAAAFTPDALSVGARHLEVGGEWVASFAVIGYPREVHPGWLAPLLTYPGRLDVSVHVEPIDPATAAARLKKQLAKLEAGRRHTAEHGRLFDPHVEAATEDAYDLSSRVARGEGKLFRVGLYLTIHATTQRALAEEVAALRSLCASLLLDAKHTTYRSLQGWVSTLPLSLDLIGMRRTFDTAALSAAFPFTSPDLPAPDPTSVAAPAGVLYGYNIGSQGLVHWDRFGEGMHNHNSVILGRSGAGKSYLVKLELLRSLYRGIEVAVVDPEDEYARLAAAVGGTNVHLGVPGVRLNPFDLPIHTRPDGRRTAPKDALVRRSLFLHTAIEVLLGGEPSAAERAALDRAIAATYQSVGITTDPRTWTRPSPELRTLREKLASSGDGAGRELAARLHPFVEGAFKQLFDGPSTVQPEGQLVVFSLRDLPDELKAIGTLLTLDVIWRRVSNPAIRRPRMVAVDEAWLLLQDKAGAEFLFRSAKAFRKYWAGLTVATQDVDDVLGTDLGKAVVANAATQILLRQAPQAIDEIARTFTLSAGERQFLLAADRGQGLLSTGTQRVAFQSMASPTEHYLITSDPAELAEQDDDQAAAFVDLGPQPVEGEEISLDAP is encoded by the coding sequence ATGCGCCATCGCAGCCACCACCGTCGGCCTGGCCAACCGGCCTCCCCGGCCGCAGCCGCATTCACGCCGGACGCCCTGTCGGTGGGGGCGCGGCACCTGGAGGTCGGCGGCGAATGGGTCGCCAGCTTCGCGGTCATCGGCTACCCGCGCGAGGTGCACCCCGGCTGGCTGGCTCCGCTGCTGACCTACCCCGGCCGCTTGGACGTCTCCGTGCACGTCGAGCCGATCGACCCTGCCACCGCCGCCGCCCGGTTGAAGAAGCAGCTCGCCAAGCTCGAGGCCGGCCGACGCCACACCGCCGAGCACGGCCGGCTGTTCGACCCCCACGTCGAGGCCGCCACCGAAGACGCCTACGACCTGTCCTCCCGCGTCGCCCGAGGCGAGGGCAAGCTGTTCCGCGTCGGGCTGTACCTGACCATCCACGCCACCACCCAACGCGCTCTCGCCGAGGAAGTCGCGGCACTGCGGTCACTGTGCGCCAGCCTGCTGCTGGACGCCAAGCACACCACCTACCGCAGCCTCCAGGGGTGGGTGTCGACCTTGCCGCTGAGCCTGGACCTGATCGGCATGCGCCGCACCTTCGACACCGCAGCGTTGTCGGCCGCGTTCCCGTTCACCAGCCCGGACCTGCCCGCGCCTGATCCGACCTCGGTCGCGGCACCGGCCGGGGTGCTCTACGGGTACAACATCGGCTCCCAGGGGCTGGTCCACTGGGACCGCTTCGGCGAGGGCATGCACAACCACAACTCGGTCATCCTTGGCCGCTCGGGCGCGGGGAAGTCATACCTGGTCAAGTTGGAGCTGCTGCGTTCGCTGTACCGCGGGATCGAGGTCGCCGTTGTCGATCCGGAGGACGAGTATGCCCGGCTCGCGGCCGCCGTCGGGGGAACCAACGTCCACCTCGGCGTGCCCGGAGTTCGGCTCAACCCGTTCGATTTGCCCATCCACACGCGGCCGGACGGACGACGCACCGCACCGAAGGACGCGCTCGTTCGGCGCAGCCTGTTCCTGCACACCGCGATCGAAGTTCTTCTCGGCGGTGAACCGTCGGCAGCCGAGCGGGCCGCGCTGGACCGCGCGATCGCCGCGACCTACCAGAGCGTGGGCATCACCACCGATCCCCGCACCTGGACCCGACCCTCACCCGAGCTGCGCACACTGCGAGAAAAGCTCGCTAGCTCCGGTGACGGTGCCGGCCGCGAGCTCGCCGCGCGGTTGCATCCGTTCGTCGAGGGCGCGTTCAAGCAGCTCTTCGACGGGCCCAGCACCGTTCAACCCGAGGGACAGCTCGTGGTGTTCAGCCTCCGCGACCTGCCCGACGAGCTGAAAGCGATCGGCACGCTGCTCACGCTCGACGTCATCTGGCGGCGAGTGTCGAACCCCGCGATCCGCCGGCCGCGGATGGTGGCGGTGGACGAGGCATGGCTTTTGCTGCAAGACAAGGCCGGTGCCGAGTTCTTGTTCCGTTCGGCGAAAGCCTTCCGCAAGTACTGGGCCGGTCTGACAGTGGCGACCCAGGACGTCGACGACGTCCTCGGCACCGACCTCGGCAAAGCCGTCGTGGCCAACGCGGCCACCCAGATCCTGCTCCGGCAGGCCCCGCAAGCCATCGACGAGATCGCCCGCACCTTCACCCTCTCCGCCGGAGAACGCCAGTTCCTGCTCGCAGCCGACCGCGGCCAGGGACTGCTGTCGACCGGAACCCAGCGCGTGGCCTTCCAGAGCATGGCGTCGCCGACCGAGCACTACCTGATCACCAGCGATCCGGCCGAACTCGCCGAGCAAGACGACGACCAGGCTGCCGCGTTCGTCGACCTCGGTCCTCAGCCCGTCGAGGGCGAGGAAATCAGCCTCGATGCCCCTTGA
- a CDS encoding PrgI family protein: MTEPVRIPADVDMHDRVLGPLTARQLGILAAAGAALYLVWLVTRAFLPIPLFAAFAVPVGAASVMLALGKRDGVPLDKLLIAAIRQRIAPRHRVAAPEGVRPAPAWLTANADQGAGRRGPASEAEPVSPTALRLPAEAVTETGVVDLGPDGLTVVAVASTVNFALRTPAEQEALVASFGRYLHSLTAPVQVLVRTERLDLSAQIAELRERAGGLPHPALEAAAVEHADYLVQLGQESDLLRRQVLLVLREPLAAADPPDGLGGPGALAALQGRRNRTPGQADAAARRAAESRLVRRLTEAVELLSPAGITVTPLDAGQATAVLASACNPDSLLPPSAGLAGADEVITTASDPADDDAARWRADARAEDEPAWGEDDWDYEDEREEQF; encoded by the coding sequence ATGACCGAACCCGTTCGCATTCCCGCCGACGTCGACATGCACGACCGCGTGCTCGGCCCGCTCACCGCGCGCCAGCTGGGCATCCTCGCCGCGGCCGGAGCGGCGCTGTACCTGGTGTGGCTCGTCACGCGCGCGTTCCTGCCGATCCCGCTCTTCGCCGCCTTCGCGGTTCCGGTCGGCGCGGCGTCGGTGATGCTCGCCCTGGGCAAGCGCGACGGTGTCCCGCTGGACAAGCTCCTGATCGCCGCGATCCGCCAGCGGATCGCTCCGCGACACCGCGTCGCCGCGCCGGAAGGCGTCCGTCCGGCGCCCGCGTGGCTCACCGCGAACGCGGACCAGGGAGCCGGCCGCCGCGGGCCAGCGTCCGAGGCTGAACCCGTCTCCCCGACCGCGCTGCGCCTGCCGGCTGAGGCAGTCACGGAGACCGGCGTGGTGGACCTGGGCCCGGACGGGTTGACGGTCGTCGCCGTCGCGAGCACGGTGAACTTCGCGCTCCGGACACCGGCCGAGCAGGAGGCACTGGTCGCCTCGTTCGGGCGCTACCTGCACTCACTGACCGCCCCGGTCCAGGTGCTGGTGCGCACCGAGCGTCTCGACCTCTCCGCTCAGATCGCCGAGCTGCGCGAGCGCGCGGGTGGCCTGCCGCACCCGGCGTTGGAAGCGGCCGCGGTCGAGCACGCCGACTACCTGGTCCAGCTCGGGCAGGAGTCCGATCTGCTGCGACGGCAGGTGCTGCTCGTGCTGCGGGAACCGCTCGCCGCAGCCGACCCTCCTGACGGACTCGGCGGCCCTGGGGCGCTGGCCGCTCTGCAGGGCCGCCGCAACCGGACGCCCGGCCAGGCCGACGCCGCCGCACGACGAGCGGCCGAGTCACGCCTGGTGCGCCGCCTCACCGAAGCCGTGGAGCTGCTGTCCCCAGCCGGGATCACGGTGACCCCGCTCGACGCGGGGCAGGCCACCGCGGTCCTGGCCTCGGCGTGCAACCCCGACAGCCTCTTGCCCCCATCAGCCGGGCTCGCCGGCGCGGATGAGGTCATCACTACCGCTTCGGACCCGGCGGATGACGACGCCGCCCGGTGGCGTGCGGATGCACGTGCAGAGGACGAGCCCGCGTGGGGCGAGGACGACTGGGACTACGAGGACGAGCGAGAGGAGCAGTTCTGA